The Candidatus Woesearchaeota archaeon genome has a window encoding:
- a CDS encoding response regulator — MGIKKDLKHVDDYVLIVDDNADTAKFIQTRVNGRGLSVRKAANSNEVLEILKTGRPRLAFVDLQIPDTNSYKLISHLKNLYKSCKDKIYICALTEGSTSDAKTRLVKARNAGADDAYPKDGLGFIGGVLYDAYYTSTKNERR; from the coding sequence ATGGGGATAAAGAAAGATCTTAAGCATGTTGATGATTATGTTTTGATTGTTGATGATAATGCAGATACAGCAAAATTTATTCAAACGCGTGTTAATGGCAGAGGTCTTAGTGTAAGAAAAGCTGCAAACAGCAATGAAGTTCTAGAAATCCTTAAAACAGGCAGGCCCAGATTGGCTTTTGTTGACCTCCAAATTCCAGATACAAACAGCTACAAATTAATATCTCATCTGAAAAATCTATACAAAAGCTGTAAAGATAAGATTTACATTTGCGCATTAACAGAAGGCTCGACAAGTGATGCCAAAACAAGGCTCGTAAAGGCGCGCAACGCAGGAGCAGATGATGCTTATCCGAAAGATGGCCTTGGTTTTATTGGTGGTGTTTTATATGATGCCTATTACACCAGCACCAAAAACGAAAGAAGATAA
- a CDS encoding MFS transporter yields the protein MIKMRIEDNIWKFYIYRVLGTLIFVTPIFVLFLLENNLTLMQVMILQAYYAIILVFFRIPAGTFTDFAGRKKAIILSQFLFLASWIFYALGTNFLGFVIAETLIGVSSALWGSASSAFIYDTLAALGKEEQFKKIFGTVTSINYLVWGIASLAGGYIASVYGLRMTFWATALPIAISCLIPLFFVEPYVHKPLEKRYLAHIREAIKFSLSHPKVKFFIIYSMIFSGVGAAAYFFYQPYFKLIKIDIFYFGVIFFLMNVAGAIGSKFAHNIEKLLGEKTTLYAMLIIPIISFLFLWKLLIPLAVLFPIIKFFIGGFSEPVLEDYVNRHIQTHHRATILSLKNLGGDLFFSILSPILGYLADLWSIQTAFLISAIILFVDLVILYIFMHLKTRYVEWTPKTAE from the coding sequence ATGATTAAGATGCGAATAGAAGACAATATATGGAAATTTTACATTTACAGGGTTTTAGGCACTCTCATATTTGTAACTCCAATATTTGTCTTATTCCTTCTTGAAAACAATCTTACACTGATGCAGGTTATGATTCTGCAGGCGTATTATGCAATCATACTTGTTTTTTTCAGAATACCTGCAGGAACATTTACAGATTTTGCAGGAAGAAAGAAAGCAATTATTTTGTCCCAGTTTCTTTTTTTAGCCAGCTGGATTTTTTACGCGCTCGGAACTAATTTTTTAGGATTTGTGATTGCGGAAACGCTGATAGGCGTTTCATCGGCCTTGTGGGGTTCTGCATCATCAGCTTTTATCTATGATACGTTGGCTGCATTAGGCAAGGAGGAGCAGTTTAAGAAAATATTCGGGACAGTTACATCTATCAATTATCTTGTGTGGGGCATTGCTTCGCTTGCGGGCGGATATATTGCCTCAGTTTATGGGTTAAGAATGACATTTTGGGCAACGGCATTGCCTATAGCTATTTCGTGCCTTATTCCCCTATTTTTTGTCGAGCCTTATGTGCACAAGCCGCTGGAAAAAAGGTATCTTGCCCATATTAGAGAAGCTATTAAATTTTCATTGAGCCACCCAAAAGTTAAATTTTTCATCATTTATTCAATGATATTTAGCGGTGTGGGGGCTGCTGCTTATTTCTTTTACCAACCATATTTCAAGCTAATCAAGATTGACATCTTTTATTTTGGCGTTATATTCTTTTTGATGAATGTTGCAGGAGCGATAGGATCGAAATTTGCGCACAACATAGAAAAATTGCTTGGAGAAAAAACAACATTATACGCAATGCTCATAATCCCAATAATATCGTTTTTGTTCCTGTGGAAGCTGCTCATTCCATTGGCCGTCTTGTTTCCAATAATCAAGTTTTTTATCGGAGGCTTCTCCGAGCCTGTTCTTGAGGATTACGTCAACAGGCACATACAAACACATCATCGCGCAACAATACTTTCATTGAAGAATCTCGGAGGTGATCTGTTTTTCAGCATTTTATCTCCTATTCTGGGTTATCTTGCTGATTTGTGGTCAATACAGACAGCATTTTTGATTTCGGCAATAATCTTGTTCGTTGATTTGGTTATTTTGTATATATTTATGCACCTTAAAACGAGGTATGTGGAATGGACTCCAAAGACAGCAGAATAA
- the ahcY gene encoding adenosylhomocysteinase, giving the protein MDKGETYEVKDIKLAEQGGMNIEIAESHMGALLKIKKRFEKEKPLKGIRVGLALHITKETAVLVKTLITGGAEVAITGCNPLSTQDDVAAALAKQGVKVWGYKGENNADYYRYLANVIDFKPHITIDDGCDLVSEIHSKHPELIKDIIAGCEETTTGIIRLRAMKKDNALKYPIIAVNDNKTKHLLDNYYGTGQSTVDGIIRATNILFAGKNIVVLGYGSCGKGFAMRCKGLGANVIVTEVDNFCALQAAYDGFRVMKMEDACKIGDIFCTLTGNKHVVRIEHIRQMKEGAILANSGHFDIEIDVKGLKQIASGERRVRPFLDEYIVDGKKIFLCGEGRLVNLAAAEGHPSEVMSTSFCGQVLAVEYAVKNKGKLPVDVILLPEEIDNSIAKLQLEAMDIKIDALTEEQKKYLSSWQEGT; this is encoded by the coding sequence ATGGACAAAGGCGAAACTTATGAAGTTAAAGACATTAAATTAGCAGAGCAGGGAGGGATGAACATTGAGATTGCAGAATCCCACATGGGTGCTTTGTTAAAAATAAAAAAAAGATTTGAAAAAGAAAAGCCGTTAAAAGGTATCAGAGTTGGGCTGGCATTGCACATTACAAAAGAAACAGCTGTTCTTGTTAAAACATTGATTACTGGCGGCGCAGAAGTTGCTATAACTGGCTGCAATCCATTAAGCACGCAGGACGATGTTGCAGCTGCGCTGGCAAAACAAGGAGTCAAGGTTTGGGGATACAAAGGAGAGAACAATGCAGATTACTACAGATATTTAGCAAATGTAATTGATTTTAAGCCCCACATAACAATTGATGATGGCTGCGACTTAGTTTCTGAAATACATTCAAAACACCCTGAACTAATAAAAGATATAATTGCAGGCTGCGAGGAAACAACAACAGGGATTATACGGCTGAGAGCAATGAAAAAAGACAATGCCCTGAAATATCCGATAATTGCTGTTAATGACAATAAAACAAAGCATTTGCTGGACAATTATTATGGAACAGGCCAGTCAACTGTTGACGGAATAATAAGAGCCACAAATATATTATTTGCCGGAAAAAATATTGTTGTTCTAGGATACGGAAGCTGCGGAAAAGGATTTGCAATGAGATGCAAAGGCCTTGGCGCAAATGTAATTGTGACAGAAGTTGATAATTTCTGCGCATTGCAGGCTGCTTATGATGGATTCAGAGTTATGAAAATGGAAGATGCCTGCAAAATAGGCGATATATTCTGCACTCTGACAGGAAACAAGCACGTTGTAAGAATAGAGCATATAAGGCAGATGAAGGAAGGCGCAATCCTGGCAAATTCAGGCCATTTTGATATTGAGATTGATGTCAAGGGATTGAAACAAATAGCTTCAGGCGAAAGAAGGGTAAGGCCTTTCCTTGACGAATACATTGTTGACGGAAAAAAGATCTTCCTCTGCGGAGAAGGGCGCTTGGTAAATCTTGCTGCTGCAGAAGGCCATCCGAGCGAGGTTATGTCAACCAGCTTCTGCGGACAGGTATTGGCAGTTGAATACGCTGTCAAAAACAAAGGAAAGCTTCCAGTGGATGTTATATTGCTGCCTGAAGAGATCGACAACAGCATAGCAAAGCTTCAGCTTGAAGCAATGGATATCAAGATTGATGCGCTGACAGAAGAGCAGAAGAAATATCTCAGTTCATGGCAGGAAGGGACATAA